A single Carnobacterium alterfunditum DSM 5972 DNA region contains:
- a CDS encoding YcjF family protein has protein sequence MEKLFKKRTFTGSTGRPKKEKVEDQVKIEISDIDLEQSENEFESFFSEVLKRLPQKTATIILNAYDKSRDHAEKTLDKSKNQFDNIFEAFLEGVDEETRKKCHKTVHAASLTAAIIGSSPIPFSDAFLLVPVQLTMMARLHKIFGQSWSESLGKSLSKELLVVGLGRSAVGNILKFIPAVGTVAGAAINATVASSVTESLGWVTVKMLNDGEDIFEQAMSFKGQYHALFKSLQNSSKSVNKK, from the coding sequence ATGGAAAAGTTGTTCAAAAAAAGAACGTTCACTGGTAGCACGGGACGTCCGAAAAAAGAAAAAGTAGAAGATCAGGTTAAAATAGAAATTTCAGATATTGATCTGGAGCAAAGCGAAAATGAATTTGAATCATTTTTCTCAGAAGTGTTAAAAAGATTACCGCAAAAAACAGCAACTATCATACTTAATGCTTATGATAAATCAAGAGATCATGCTGAAAAAACTCTAGATAAAAGTAAAAATCAATTTGATAATATTTTTGAGGCATTTTTGGAAGGTGTCGATGAAGAAACGCGAAAAAAATGTCATAAGACTGTTCATGCCGCGTCTTTAACAGCAGCTATTATCGGCTCTTCACCTATTCCTTTTTCAGATGCTTTCTTGCTGGTGCCAGTCCAGTTAACAATGATGGCTCGTTTACATAAGATATTTGGCCAATCATGGTCTGAAAGTCTAGGTAAAAGCTTATCTAAGGAATTATTGGTTGTTGGTTTAGGTAGAAGTGCAGTTGGCAATATTCTGAAGTTTATTCCGGCTGTTGGGACTGTCGCGGGTGCTGCAATTAACGCGACCGTTGCTAGTTCAGTCACAGAATCTTTAGGTTGGGTAACCGTAAAAATGTTAAATGATGGGGAAGATATTTTCGAACAAGCTATGTCATTTAAAGGACAGTATCATGCGCTGTTTAAATCACTTCAAAATTCTAGTAAATCAGTGAATAAAAAATAA
- a CDS encoding VOC family protein, with the protein MSKGLLHHIELYVSDLKKSTDFWGWFLEDLGYHSFQKWENGQSWKLEETYIVFVQVQEPFSDNSYHRKNVGLNHLAFHASSRQHVDDMTQKLTNKGIPILYTKHHPFSGGGNHYAVYFEDPDRIKVELVAPELSK; encoded by the coding sequence TTGTCAAAAGGATTGCTTCATCATATTGAACTCTATGTTTCTGATTTAAAAAAATCTACTGATTTTTGGGGATGGTTTCTTGAGGATTTAGGATATCATTCTTTTCAAAAATGGGAAAATGGACAAAGTTGGAAATTAGAAGAGACTTACATTGTTTTTGTCCAAGTACAAGAGCCTTTTTCAGATAATTCGTACCATAGAAAAAATGTAGGGTTAAATCATTTAGCTTTTCATGCGAGTTCACGACAACACGTAGATGATATGACTCAAAAACTAACAAACAAAGGGATTCCTATTCTTTATACAAAACACCACCCATTTTCCGGAGGTGGAAATCATTACGCTGTGTACTTTGAAGATCCAGATAGAATAAAAGTAGAACTTGTAGCTCCTGAACTATCTAAATAA
- a CDS encoding glycosyltransferase translates to MKVLLYSGSLKIVNKSGIGQAVRQQEKSLKLLGIPYTMDSRDDFDIIHLNTIFPDSRIMSIMAKRKSKKVIYYAHSTMEDFKNSFRGSNLLAPIFKKWIIYCYNSADIVITPTEYSKMLLESYGLKRPIFSLSNGVDIDYFERNYDARKRFRDKYDLKEQEKVIISVGHYIERKGILDFVKIAEQMPEYQFYWFGYTNSHLVPHSVREIIENSLPNLHFPGYVNRNDLRDAYCGSDLFLFLTHEETEGIVLLEALASKIPVLIRDIPVYKDWLSDGETVYKGITIYDFKEKITQILEGILPDITKSGYRIAEQRDLKVIGRLLINIYDQ, encoded by the coding sequence ATGAAAGTTTTATTGTATTCCGGATCTTTGAAGATAGTGAATAAAAGCGGTATAGGACAAGCGGTGCGGCAACAGGAAAAGTCCTTAAAACTATTGGGTATTCCTTATACTATGGATAGCAGAGATGATTTTGATATTATTCATCTTAATACTATTTTTCCGGATTCCCGAATCATGAGCATAATGGCAAAGAGGAAAAGCAAAAAGGTTATTTACTATGCACATTCTACTATGGAAGATTTTAAAAATTCTTTTCGGGGTTCAAATTTGCTTGCACCAATTTTTAAAAAATGGATAATTTATTGCTATAATAGTGCTGATATCGTTATTACACCTACAGAGTATTCAAAAATGTTATTAGAGAGTTATGGATTAAAACGTCCTATATTTAGCCTTTCCAATGGAGTTGATATTGATTATTTTGAACGGAATTATGATGCACGCAAGAGATTCCGTGATAAATATGACTTGAAAGAACAAGAAAAAGTAATCATCTCAGTCGGGCACTATATTGAAAGAAAAGGTATTTTAGACTTTGTAAAGATAGCAGAGCAAATGCCGGAATATCAGTTTTACTGGTTTGGATATACAAACTCACATCTTGTCCCACATTCAGTAAGGGAAATAATTGAAAATTCTTTGCCAAATCTTCATTTCCCCGGCTATGTAAATAGAAATGATTTGAGAGATGCTTATTGCGGAAGTGATTTATTCCTGTTTCTGACACATGAGGAAACGGAGGGCATAGTCTTACTTGAGGCTCTCGCTTCTAAAATACCTGTTTTGATCAGGGACATTCCTGTGTATAAAGATTGGCTGTCAGATGGTGAAACGGTGTATAAAGGAATTACTATCTACGACTTCAAAGAAAAAATAACTCAAATTTTAGAAGGCATCCTTCCGGATATAACCAAAAGTGGTTATCGTATTGCTGAACAACGTGATTTAAAAGTAATAGGTAGGTTGCTTATTAATATATATGACCAGTAA